A portion of the bacterium genome contains these proteins:
- a CDS encoding DUF421 domain-containing protein, whose product MGQMTIFDLVVILVISNAVQNAMVGANTTLLGGLVAAATLLTINSAIGQLRYRNKLIARWIGGSPTPIIEDGKFLPQNLAKEALSEDEVLMAIREHGIFDAEEVQHAFLETDGSISVVPKADHHIKRRRRVRFLKKGS is encoded by the coding sequence ATGGGCCAGATGACCATCTTCGACCTGGTCGTCATCCTGGTCATCTCGAACGCGGTCCAGAACGCGATGGTCGGTGCGAACACCACCCTGCTCGGGGGCCTGGTCGCCGCCGCAACGCTGCTGACGATCAACTCCGCCATCGGACAACTGCGCTACCGCAACAAGCTCATCGCGCGCTGGATCGGCGGAAGCCCCACCCCCATCATTGAGGACGGCAAATTCCTGCCCCAGAACCTCGCCAAGGAGGCCCTCAGCGAGGACGAAGTCCTGATGGCCATCCGTGAGCACGGGATTTTCGATGCCGAGGAGGTCCAGCACGCCTTCCTGGAGACCGACGGCTCCATCAGCGTGGTCCCCAAGGCAGATCACCACATCAAGCGCCGGCGGCGCGTTCGGTTCCTCAAGAAGGGCTCCTGA
- the xth gene encoding exodeoxyribonuclease III: protein MKIVTWNVNGIRACEKQGLADWHRGFAPDLLCFQEVRAEEHQLSVAMREPEGCAVDYHPAEKKGYSGTGVWMKRPAQALVRGVGIAEYDAEGRVQELKYPGFTLFNVYFPNGSRDHSRVPFKLSFYEALLARIQALHAQGERVIVTGDFNTAHQAIDLANPKANVNTTGFLVPEREMVDRYLSEGLKDVFRDRHPGENGHYTWWSNRPGVRERNIGWRIDYFLVSEALVPFVKDVYILPEVKGSDHCPVVLELDDALLS from the coding sequence TTGAAGATCGTCACCTGGAACGTCAACGGGATCCGCGCCTGCGAAAAGCAAGGCCTCGCCGACTGGCACCGCGGCTTCGCCCCCGACCTGCTCTGCTTTCAAGAGGTGCGGGCCGAGGAGCATCAGCTCTCGGTCGCCATGCGCGAGCCCGAGGGGTGCGCGGTGGACTACCATCCCGCCGAGAAGAAGGGCTACAGCGGCACGGGCGTCTGGATGAAGCGCCCCGCCCAGGCACTGGTCCGGGGGGTGGGGATCGCCGAGTACGACGCCGAAGGCCGTGTCCAGGAGCTCAAGTATCCGGGCTTCACCCTCTTCAACGTCTACTTCCCCAACGGCTCGCGCGACCACAGCCGCGTGCCCTTCAAGCTCTCGTTCTACGAGGCCTTGCTCGCCAGAATCCAGGCGCTCCACGCCCAGGGCGAGCGGGTGATCGTGACGGGGGACTTCAACACCGCCCACCAGGCCATCGATCTGGCCAACCCCAAGGCCAACGTCAACACCACGGGCTTTCTCGTGCCCGAGCGGGAGATGGTCGATCGCTACCTGAGCGAAGGCCTGAAGGATGTCTTCCGCGATCGCCACCCCGGCGAGAACGGTCACTATACCTGGTGGAGCAACCGTCCCGGCGTGCGTGAGCGGAACATCGGGTGGCGCATCGACTACTTCCTGGTCTCGGAGGCGCTCGTCCCCTTCGTCAAGGACGTCTACATCCTGCCCGAGGTCAAGGGTTCGGACCATTGCCCCGTGGTGCTGGAGCTGGACGACGCCCTGCTGAGCTAG